A genomic segment from Desulforegula conservatrix Mb1Pa encodes:
- a CDS encoding tyrosine-type recombinase/integrase, with amino-acid sequence EGYSFIIRRSKTDQEGKGFTVPIIGRAAKALADWLEISEVAEGQIFRRLSKSGKVLRDFSDKAVARIVKKRAELAGLDPSIFSGHSLRSGFITEGGRQGKNISDIMAMSGHKTVGVALSYYQAGNALSNPAAGLAG; translated from the coding sequence GAAGGATACTCCTTTATAATAAGAAGATCCAAAACTGACCAGGAAGGAAAAGGCTTTACAGTTCCCATAATAGGCAGGGCCGCAAAAGCTCTGGCCGACTGGCTTGAAATATCTGAAGTGGCCGAAGGACAAATATTCAGGAGGCTGTCAAAGTCTGGAAAGGTTTTGAGGGATTTTTCTGACAAGGCCGTCGCAAGGATAGTCAAGAAAAGGGCCGAACTCGCTGGCCTCGATCCTTCCATCTTTTCTGGTCACAGCCTGAGATCCGGATTTATCACTGAAGGCGGCAGGCAAGGCAAAAACATAAGCGATATTATGGCAATGTCCGGACACAAGACCGTCGGGGTTGCCCTTTCTTATTATCAGGCAGGGAACGCTCTATCTAATCCGGCTGCTGGTTTAGCTGGATAA
- a CDS encoding type II toxin-antitoxin system ParD family antitoxin yields MATLNISMPDELRSFVETRIRMGDYQSASDYLRDLIRHDKDEIDKLLMEGIESGKATPLNMSAMKKKAQALLVKEQG; encoded by the coding sequence ATGGCAACACTTAATATATCTATGCCTGATGAGCTCAGATCTTTTGTAGAAACACGAATACGCATGGGCGATTATCAAAGTGCCAGTGATTATTTACGCGATCTGATAAGGCATGACAAAGATGAAATTGATAAACTTTTGATGGAGGGCATTGAAAGTGGCAAAGCAACTCCGCTAAATATGTCAGCTATGAAAAAGAAAGCCCAAGCTTTACTCGTAAAAGAGCAAGGTTAA
- a CDS encoding type II toxin-antitoxin system RelE/ParE family toxin yields MTKILIKPAAEEDLINLWVYIAQDNPTAADRVYEAAETTFETIAFMPNIGTIYQSKWVKLQGIRFFPIKHFPKYIIYYRATKDGIEIIRVLHGHMEKDRQLRSKS; encoded by the coding sequence ATGACCAAGATTTTGATAAAGCCAGCGGCGGAAGAAGATTTAATTAACCTGTGGGTTTATATTGCACAAGATAATCCTACTGCGGCAGATCGAGTTTATGAAGCCGCTGAAACAACATTTGAAACCATTGCTTTTATGCCTAATATCGGCACAATATATCAATCAAAGTGGGTAAAACTACAAGGTATAAGATTCTTTCCAATTAAACATTTTCCTAAATATATCATCTATTATAGGGCTACAAAGGATGGTATCGAAATTATCCGAGTCTTACATGGCCATATGGAAAAAGACAGGCAATTAAGATCAAAAAGTTAA